A part of Myxococcus landrumus genomic DNA contains:
- a CDS encoding DUF2169 family type VI secretion system accessory protein: MWGLKNRTTYAAERNWTRDKDGVHWWLVAVKATFNIATQGVLTLADEQPPPVLAPEYFGEPGRSSLRYDSDLLVAKPGTDVLVAAHAHAPRGKTAPIVPVSLRIEQVHKELLVYGERIYDRGMLGASATSPRPFTTRPIRYEFAFGGSDLTDSDPQKHRIDERNPIGRGFVRRSSHVIGKQAHAIEYPRGVPAEMGPAGFGPIDASWMPRRKLAGTYDARWVQSKKPLLPDDFDPAFAMSAPTDQRTSKPLAGGERVQLLNMTPDSTLRFELPRILLGFTTRIGTRRVPHSSRLVTVLIEPEEKRLSLVWQSTLRVSAPDADYLDETEIVELRSTT; this comes from the coding sequence ATGTGGGGGTTGAAGAATCGCACGACATACGCCGCAGAGCGGAACTGGACTCGTGACAAAGACGGAGTCCATTGGTGGCTCGTCGCAGTCAAGGCAACGTTCAACATCGCCACCCAAGGGGTCCTTACACTTGCGGATGAGCAGCCCCCTCCAGTGCTGGCACCAGAGTATTTCGGAGAACCTGGCCGGTCGAGCTTGCGCTACGACTCTGATCTCCTCGTTGCGAAACCGGGGACGGACGTACTGGTTGCGGCGCACGCGCACGCTCCTCGAGGAAAGACTGCTCCAATAGTGCCGGTCTCTCTCCGGATCGAACAGGTCCACAAGGAGCTGCTTGTATACGGAGAACGCATCTACGACCGGGGAATGCTTGGCGCATCGGCGACCTCTCCACGGCCATTCACCACACGCCCGATTCGATATGAATTCGCATTTGGTGGCAGCGACCTCACAGATTCCGATCCCCAGAAACACCGCATCGACGAAAGGAACCCCATCGGGCGTGGTTTCGTGCGGCGCTCATCTCATGTGATTGGGAAACAGGCTCATGCGATAGAATATCCACGGGGTGTTCCAGCAGAGATGGGACCTGCGGGGTTCGGCCCGATTGATGCGTCGTGGATGCCGCGACGCAAGCTTGCAGGGACATATGACGCACGATGGGTGCAGTCGAAGAAACCTCTACTGCCCGACGACTTCGACCCCGCCTTTGCGATGAGTGCCCCAACGGACCAGCGAACCAGCAAGCCCCTGGCCGGAGGTGAGCGTGTCCAACTCCTGAACATGACCCCTGACAGTACCTTGCGCTTCGAGCTCCCGCGGATTCTGCTCGGCTTTACCACACGCATCGGCACACGGAGGGTGCCTCACAGCTCTCGATTGGTGACAGTGCTTATAGAGCCCGAGGAAAAGCGCCTGTCCCTGGTGTGGCAGAGCACGCTACGAGTTTCCGCCCCTGATGCGGACTATCTCGACGAGACGGAAATCGTCGAACTAAGGAGCACGACATGA
- a CDS encoding PAAR-like domain-containing protein: MSKVSVNTPKTPVTEGSNGLAAATVPNICKMPGPPAPFVPTPLPNIGKSGTDPKNYSKSVTIEGKKVAIRGATFGSMGDVASKGTGGGIVSSNVEGPTSFVGPGSMDVKIEGKNVQLLGDPMLNNCGPGGNPANAATMMGVLQTTGLVTVVNGEDRCPLCRQRHGQDSTLKETPSTKVSAGRLAQRVARKVRKGELPSPFSTMLGVVQCKCGQKKTYADQSRVTLQGVCDSIRELNWVAPATGSTSGATKQSIKDFLKKRFSHRAKDLEKMWQRLDARADDSKAGATSSAAYPPGSCAGPKALVLALEDKAYPSGLTERWFHSRKQSVEAKIKFFDEASGKIVEASFGHGKTVPPCLTCNVIVPSILCSENQEMECRHPQ; encoded by the coding sequence ATGTCGAAAGTTTCAGTGAATACGCCAAAGACCCCGGTTACCGAAGGGAGTAACGGGCTCGCCGCGGCAACAGTTCCCAACATCTGCAAGATGCCGGGGCCGCCGGCACCATTTGTCCCGACCCCGTTGCCCAACATCGGCAAAAGCGGAACAGACCCGAAGAACTATTCAAAGAGTGTCACCATCGAAGGAAAGAAGGTGGCGATCAGAGGCGCAACCTTCGGTTCCATGGGTGACGTGGCCAGCAAAGGGACTGGCGGCGGAATCGTCTCCTCCAACGTAGAAGGACCCACGAGCTTCGTGGGCCCTGGGTCCATGGACGTGAAGATCGAGGGAAAGAACGTCCAGTTGCTCGGCGACCCGATGCTTAACAACTGCGGGCCTGGCGGGAACCCCGCCAACGCGGCGACGATGATGGGGGTGCTCCAAACGACCGGGCTCGTCACTGTCGTCAATGGAGAGGACAGATGCCCCCTCTGCAGGCAACGACATGGTCAAGACAGCACGCTGAAAGAGACTCCGTCGACCAAGGTCAGCGCTGGGCGGCTGGCACAGAGGGTCGCCAGAAAGGTGCGCAAGGGAGAACTCCCCAGCCCCTTTTCGACAATGCTAGGAGTGGTCCAGTGCAAGTGCGGACAGAAGAAAACCTATGCAGACCAATCGCGGGTGACACTTCAGGGTGTCTGCGACAGCATCAGGGAACTCAATTGGGTGGCCCCCGCAACTGGAAGTACCTCTGGTGCTACGAAACAATCGATTAAGGATTTCCTGAAAAAGCGATTCAGCCACCGCGCGAAAGACTTGGAGAAAATGTGGCAGAGGCTTGATGCACGCGCGGATGACAGCAAGGCGGGTGCGACTTCTTCCGCAGCCTATCCGCCGGGTTCATGTGCTGGCCCAAAGGCACTCGTGCTCGCGCTAGAGGACAAAGCCTATCCAAGCGGCCTCACCGAACGATGGTTCCACAGTCGCAAGCAATCGGTCGAGGCGAAGATCAAATTCTTCGATGAAGCGAGCGGTAAGATAGTCGAAGCCTCTTTCGGCCACGGCAAGACCGTCCCGCCGTGTTTGACCTGTAACGTCATCGTTCCTTCGATACTCTGCTCTGAAAACCAGGAAATGGAATGTCGGCACCCTCAATAG
- a CDS encoding SMI1/KNR4 family protein, with protein MSAPSIELEMEELLLRIAPELAEQWQGAPPDMIARVEKIAGRPLPPFYHWFLSRMGKSMGTLAYPTLDFSAERILACYAEKLVAPDSRFLLIGHESNELMPLHVFYDFDEPAREDALVTERDAMGGELYDRFETLREMLAWGALLRFRVNKMPQKCEGILSSDDPDLLSHLDPLMSSLGFIKPIPTGPRCGLYERHDAVMICKRTPREELLGHQAFRLGGRDAGVLRKILGRMATESSLEVEVDEWTPALR; from the coding sequence ATGTCGGCACCCTCAATAGAACTTGAGATGGAAGAACTGCTCCTGAGAATCGCGCCAGAACTCGCGGAGCAGTGGCAGGGAGCTCCCCCTGACATGATTGCACGGGTCGAGAAGATCGCAGGCCGCCCTTTACCTCCGTTCTACCATTGGTTCCTGAGTCGCATGGGAAAGAGCATGGGGACTCTTGCGTATCCGACTCTCGACTTTTCAGCAGAGCGCATTCTCGCCTGCTACGCCGAGAAACTGGTCGCCCCCGATTCCCGATTCCTGCTCATTGGGCATGAGTCCAATGAGCTCATGCCATTACATGTCTTCTACGATTTCGACGAGCCGGCGCGGGAGGATGCTCTGGTGACGGAACGGGATGCCATGGGTGGTGAGCTCTACGATAGATTCGAGACTCTCCGAGAGATGTTGGCATGGGGTGCTCTTTTGAGATTCAGGGTCAACAAGATGCCGCAGAAGTGTGAAGGCATTCTTTCGAGCGATGATCCAGACCTTCTCTCGCACCTCGACCCATTGATGAGCAGCCTTGGATTCATCAAGCCGATTCCTACCGGGCCCCGCTGTGGCCTCTACGAGCGACACGACGCGGTCATGATATGCAAACGCACGCCAAGGGAAGAACTGCTGGGTCACCAGGCCTTCAGGCTTGGTGGCCGCGACGCAGGAGTCCTCAGGAAGATTCTGGGTCGGATGGCTACCGAATCCTCGCTGGAGGTCGAAGTCGACGAATGGACTCCGGCGCTGCGATGA
- a CDS encoding sigma-70 family RNA polymerase sigma factor: MSMQRSRFHFFVQHGPAPAMSGVDEPRLEALLASWVSTGREAWPEVALAEEDFLRYLAQRLVPADVSSMTSGDIPVADLYLACACARGIPAAHAALERHFLSKVVRAISRVRGGGVDAEEVLQQLRQRLLASEEGGEPRISEYRGTAPLSAWLRAAAVRTALNLQRAEGRRARVEQEAEGEALGGDVELDYLRRRHHQDFREALVAAVASLSPRERTVLRLHVVEGVNLERIGAMYRTHKSTVSRWVAHARQTLLSRVRESLAERLQLSLGELNSLMLAVGGQLDLSLPGLLRETS; this comes from the coding sequence ATGTCGATGCAGCGGAGCCGCTTCCACTTCTTCGTCCAGCACGGGCCCGCGCCAGCGATGAGTGGTGTGGACGAACCCAGGCTCGAGGCGCTGCTGGCGTCGTGGGTTTCCACAGGGCGCGAGGCCTGGCCGGAGGTGGCGCTCGCGGAGGAGGACTTCCTGCGGTACCTGGCCCAGCGGCTCGTGCCGGCGGATGTGTCCTCGATGACGTCCGGGGATATCCCCGTGGCGGACCTCTATCTGGCGTGTGCCTGTGCGAGAGGAATCCCCGCGGCCCATGCGGCGCTGGAGCGACACTTCCTCTCCAAGGTGGTGCGCGCCATCTCGCGAGTCCGAGGTGGCGGCGTGGACGCGGAGGAGGTGCTCCAGCAACTGCGCCAGCGGCTGCTCGCCTCGGAGGAGGGGGGCGAGCCGCGCATTTCCGAGTACCGGGGCACCGCGCCGCTGTCCGCGTGGCTGCGAGCGGCGGCGGTGCGTACGGCGCTCAACCTCCAGCGCGCGGAAGGGCGGCGCGCCAGGGTGGAGCAGGAAGCGGAAGGGGAAGCGTTGGGAGGAGACGTCGAGCTGGACTACCTCCGGCGGCGTCACCACCAGGACTTCCGCGAGGCCTTGGTGGCGGCGGTCGCGAGCCTCTCCCCACGAGAACGCACGGTGCTGCGGCTGCATGTGGTGGAGGGGGTGAACCTGGAGCGCATTGGCGCGATGTACCGCACGCACAAGTCCACGGTGTCGCGCTGGGTGGCCCACGCGAGGCAGACGTTGTTGTCGCGGGTGCGCGAGTCCCTGGCGGAGCGCCTCCAGTTGTCGTTGGGCGAGCTGAACAGCCTGATGCTCGCGGTGGGGGGACAGCTCGACCTCAGCCTCCCGGGCCTGCTGAGGGAAACGTCATAG
- a CDS encoding tetratricopeptide repeat protein, producing MSERVQTQLKTLKETSRSLFIQERYAECAEVLARIVRLMPKDPNARVRHAEICRRAGDRPGAVASYRMAAELLLSQGCEARARAALRAALAVDPRDPELSSDVARLGQTSLPPATALEDERLYITANDILEEPSRTESRGGTPPPPPPAFVLRAAEEASSAGPLPAAPTIAPVKMKPSETRLPPSAVKVRRDERPQTPPTLVPVTLPTPRAGSELDAAPKGHAQATGASTHRTPPPRITPEPPAMGYRPELRWLSPNAVALRSSPQSAWVVIRAEGPLSLSRAESVAVPPELPEDDEPLQLTH from the coding sequence ATGAGCGAGCGCGTACAGACCCAGTTGAAGACCCTGAAGGAGACCTCGCGGTCGCTGTTCATCCAGGAACGGTACGCAGAATGCGCGGAGGTCCTCGCGCGCATCGTCCGGTTGATGCCCAAGGACCCGAACGCACGCGTGCGCCACGCGGAGATTTGCCGCCGCGCGGGAGACCGTCCTGGCGCCGTGGCGTCCTATCGCATGGCCGCGGAGCTGCTGCTCTCTCAAGGCTGCGAGGCCCGCGCCCGTGCCGCCCTTCGCGCGGCGCTCGCCGTGGACCCACGCGACCCGGAGCTGTCCTCGGATGTCGCCCGCCTTGGACAGACATCCCTGCCCCCCGCGACGGCGCTCGAGGATGAGCGACTCTACATCACGGCCAATGACATCCTCGAGGAGCCCTCGCGCACGGAGTCGCGCGGAGGCACTCCGCCTCCTCCACCGCCCGCCTTCGTCCTGCGCGCGGCGGAAGAGGCATCCTCCGCAGGACCACTGCCCGCGGCGCCCACCATCGCGCCCGTGAAGATGAAGCCCTCCGAGACGCGCCTCCCACCATCCGCGGTGAAGGTGCGCCGGGACGAGCGCCCCCAGACACCTCCCACGCTGGTTCCCGTGACGCTGCCCACGCCGCGCGCGGGAAGCGAATTGGACGCAGCCCCCAAAGGCCACGCGCAGGCCACGGGAGCCTCCACCCATCGCACGCCTCCGCCGCGCATCACACCGGAGCCCCCCGCGATGGGCTATCGCCCCGAGCTGCGGTGGCTGAGCCCCAACGCCGTCGCGCTGCGCTCCTCTCCCCAGTCCGCCTGGGTCGTCATCCGCGCCGAAGGCCCGCTGTCCCTGAGCCGCGCGGAGTCCGTCGCCGTCCCACCGGAGCTTCCCGAGGACGACGAGCCGCTTCAGCTCACCCACTGA
- a CDS encoding class I SAM-dependent methyltransferase translates to MLPIHVRETRAFVRPAVAQRRRILEVGCGDGALAGHLAAEGHDVVAIDARLRDTPHPPGVRLEQVPLLRFASEPFEALVAVAVLHHLSPLDASVAKLRELLVPGGVLVVDDFDLAAPDATTARWYYDAQDLLAAGGLFPPEAVHGTPEEAPLERWRHEHLHHDEPLHTGDDMLGALRDGGFELQHVTRGPYLFRYLARGHHGHTPTQERLAEYMLATERQRIAEGVFKPVGLRIVARRR, encoded by the coding sequence ATGCTCCCCATCCACGTTCGAGAGACTCGCGCCTTCGTCCGTCCCGCCGTGGCCCAGCGCCGCCGCATCCTGGAGGTCGGCTGCGGTGACGGTGCGCTCGCCGGACACCTCGCGGCCGAGGGCCACGACGTCGTCGCCATCGACGCACGGCTGCGAGACACACCACACCCGCCCGGCGTGCGCCTCGAGCAGGTCCCCCTGCTGCGCTTCGCTTCCGAGCCCTTCGAAGCGCTGGTCGCGGTGGCCGTGCTCCACCACCTCTCTCCGCTCGACGCGTCCGTGGCGAAGCTGCGCGAGCTGCTCGTGCCCGGCGGCGTGCTCGTCGTGGATGACTTCGACCTGGCCGCTCCGGACGCCACCACCGCGCGCTGGTACTACGACGCGCAGGATCTGCTGGCCGCCGGAGGACTCTTCCCACCCGAGGCCGTCCACGGCACTCCCGAGGAAGCCCCGCTCGAGCGCTGGCGCCATGAGCACCTGCACCACGACGAGCCGCTCCACACCGGGGATGACATGCTGGGTGCGCTGCGCGACGGGGGCTTCGAGCTCCAGCACGTCACGCGCGGGCCCTACCTGTTCCGCTACCTGGCCAGGGGGCACCACGGCCACACTCCCACTCAGGAGCGCCTGGCCGAATACATGCTCGCCACCGAGCGCCAGCGCATCGCCGAGGGTGTGTTCAAACCCGTCGGCTTGCGCATCGTCGCCCGGCGGCGCTGA
- a CDS encoding RtcB family protein, protein MSWKQRLEKAAEGHYVLPKTKSMRVDANLFLSDKLLWGEGPDLPGLEDTVFDQVVNAASFPGVTRVAVTPDCHVGYGVPIGTVVETDGILLPTAAGYDIGCGMVQLQTTLTAEDVADVVKRRQWIEQVTRRIAVGVGASRVQHQRKVSDRAFADVVRHGAKALGRGSAVTERDFIPVEDDRVDIPDRAYEKRGQLGSLGGGNHFTEMQVDEEGRVWVMLHTGSRGFGWNIAKHFFVEGAAQLGLKSRSEDFVWLDADSPLGRQYWNLHNMAANFAVANRLIIGEAVCAALEDVFGGTASVYYEISHNLIQKEAGKFVARKGATRAFPAGHPSLKKTNWERTGHPILIPGSMETGSAILFAEEGASKSIYSVNHGAGRRLSRGEARRVLKQDVTDARMAESGILLNTRHTPLDESGPCYKNLEDVLETVEMAGLAKVARRLKPVACIKGAD, encoded by the coding sequence ATGAGCTGGAAACAACGATTGGAAAAGGCCGCCGAGGGCCACTACGTCCTGCCGAAAACCAAGAGCATGCGGGTGGACGCGAACCTGTTCCTGTCCGACAAGCTGCTCTGGGGTGAGGGGCCCGACCTGCCGGGCCTCGAGGACACCGTCTTCGACCAGGTCGTCAACGCCGCGTCCTTCCCGGGCGTCACCCGAGTCGCCGTCACCCCGGACTGCCATGTGGGCTATGGCGTCCCCATCGGCACCGTGGTGGAGACGGACGGCATCCTCCTGCCCACCGCCGCCGGCTACGACATCGGCTGCGGCATGGTGCAGTTGCAGACCACCCTCACCGCCGAGGACGTGGCGGACGTCGTCAAGCGCCGCCAGTGGATTGAGCAGGTGACTCGCCGCATCGCGGTGGGCGTGGGCGCCAGCCGCGTGCAACACCAGCGCAAGGTGTCCGACCGGGCCTTCGCCGACGTCGTGCGGCATGGCGCCAAGGCCCTGGGCCGAGGCTCCGCCGTCACCGAGCGCGACTTCATCCCCGTGGAGGACGACCGGGTGGACATCCCCGACCGCGCCTACGAGAAGCGCGGCCAGTTGGGCAGCCTGGGCGGTGGCAACCACTTCACCGAGATGCAGGTCGACGAGGAAGGCCGCGTCTGGGTGATGCTCCACACCGGCAGCCGAGGCTTCGGGTGGAACATCGCCAAGCACTTCTTCGTGGAGGGCGCCGCGCAGTTGGGCCTCAAGAGCCGCAGCGAGGACTTCGTCTGGCTGGACGCCGACAGCCCGCTGGGCCGTCAGTACTGGAACCTCCACAACATGGCCGCCAACTTCGCCGTGGCCAACCGGCTCATCATCGGCGAGGCCGTGTGCGCCGCGCTGGAGGACGTGTTCGGCGGCACCGCGAGCGTCTACTACGAGATTTCCCACAACCTCATCCAGAAGGAGGCCGGGAAGTTCGTCGCCCGCAAGGGCGCCACCCGCGCGTTCCCCGCCGGACACCCCTCGCTCAAGAAGACGAACTGGGAGCGCACCGGCCACCCCATCCTGATTCCCGGCTCCATGGAGACGGGCAGCGCCATCCTGTTCGCGGAGGAAGGGGCGTCCAAGTCCATCTACTCGGTGAACCACGGTGCCGGCCGCCGCCTGTCGCGGGGCGAGGCTCGCCGCGTGCTGAAGCAGGACGTCACCGACGCGCGCATGGCGGAGTCCGGCATCCTCCTCAACACCCGGCACACCCCGCTCGACGAGTCCGGCCCCTGCTACAAGAACCTGGAGGACGTGCTGGAGACGGTGGAGATGGCGGGGCTGGCCAAGGTGGCGCGCCGCCTCAAGCCCGTGGCCTGTATCAAGGGCGCGGATTGA
- a CDS encoding TIGR02266 family protein, translating into MTSSSPAARASTLGSREAELARIESELSTQESRLAEQLTRAQAEAAALSARLDGVRAALAKAHQDPEADPQVGEQASRLQAARVPALSVDAAREKALEAREKALEARKRVGVEAQAALRIQQEQLAQVTRAVADAESTLRQQVEASSARTRARQEASTRAQQEEARARQAELARAATEAKARGETVPSVPGPPRASGAEGVEARRNGRVRMHTSIDMRSDSNFFTGFSMDISEGGVFIATVDAVPRGTQVELDFTLPGGRPMKVTGVVRWVREANSRTPELMPGVGVQFTGLPHEVASVISSFVTTRDPMFYPD; encoded by the coding sequence ATGACCTCGTCGTCCCCCGCTGCTCGTGCATCCACGTTGGGTTCCCGTGAGGCTGAGCTGGCTCGCATCGAGAGCGAGCTGTCCACCCAGGAGTCCCGGCTCGCTGAACAGCTCACGCGAGCCCAGGCGGAAGCCGCCGCGCTCTCCGCCCGGCTGGACGGGGTGAGAGCCGCGCTGGCCAAGGCCCACCAGGACCCGGAGGCCGACCCTCAAGTGGGTGAGCAGGCGTCCAGGCTCCAGGCCGCACGAGTGCCCGCCCTGAGCGTGGACGCCGCGCGGGAGAAGGCCCTCGAAGCACGCGAGAAGGCCCTGGAGGCCCGCAAGCGGGTGGGCGTGGAGGCCCAGGCCGCGCTGCGCATCCAGCAGGAGCAGTTGGCCCAGGTGACGCGCGCCGTGGCGGACGCCGAGTCGACCCTGCGGCAGCAGGTGGAAGCCTCCTCGGCCCGGACCCGGGCGCGCCAGGAGGCCTCCACACGCGCGCAGCAGGAGGAGGCCCGCGCGAGACAGGCGGAATTGGCCCGCGCCGCCACCGAGGCCAAGGCCCGGGGCGAGACAGTCCCCTCCGTCCCAGGGCCCCCCCGGGCGAGCGGCGCGGAGGGCGTGGAGGCGCGGCGCAACGGGCGCGTGCGGATGCACACGTCCATCGACATGCGCAGTGACTCCAACTTCTTCACTGGCTTCTCGATGGACATCAGCGAGGGCGGCGTCTTCATCGCCACGGTGGACGCGGTGCCGCGCGGCACGCAGGTGGAGCTGGACTTCACGCTGCCCGGCGGCCGGCCCATGAAGGTGACGGGCGTGGTGCGGTGGGTGCGCGAGGCCAATTCTCGCACGCCGGAGCTGATGCCAGGCGTGGGCGTCCAGTTCACCGGGCTGCCTCACGAGGTGGCGTCCGTCATCTCGTCCTTCGTCACCACGCGCGACCCGATGTTCTATCCAGACTGA
- a CDS encoding cupin domain-containing protein, translating into MSAPTRSSNTVTARPPRWDSRRRTEPASEDACSNDSTSSPVEVSVDKVHLAQELTLVTAHEAPRAVGALNGQHVQLMKLLGDGPWRRHAHDDTLYLVLHGRLRVELRERTVEVEPGELLVLPRGVEHRPVADEEVHVLVLEPSSALPPL; encoded by the coding sequence ATGAGCGCGCCCACTCGCAGTTCCAACACCGTCACCGCCCGCCCACCTCGCTGGGATTCCCGCCGGCGCACCGAGCCCGCATCCGAGGACGCGTGCTCCAATGACTCGACGTCATCGCCCGTCGAGGTCTCCGTGGACAAGGTCCACCTGGCCCAGGAGCTGACCCTCGTCACGGCACACGAGGCCCCCCGGGCCGTGGGCGCGCTCAATGGCCAGCACGTCCAGTTGATGAAGCTCCTGGGCGACGGGCCGTGGCGCCGGCACGCGCATGACGACACGCTGTACCTGGTCCTCCATGGCCGGCTGCGCGTGGAGCTGCGCGAGCGCACCGTCGAGGTGGAGCCCGGCGAATTGCTCGTCCTCCCCCGAGGCGTGGAGCACCGGCCCGTCGCGGACGAGGAGGTGCATGTCCTGGTCCTCGAGCCTTCCAGCGCGCTCCCGCCGCTCTAG
- a CDS encoding PAS domain-containing sensor histidine kinase gives MGRQWTFSQRVGAGFIASLLVALALAVTSAVALLSVRTHQKASLLERSMDLLEVERLRRAFSDKVSSERGYALSGDTLFAEEMVASRERFISIAGRLKARLVTEPASSLLDAAMRAEQEHEQAVRELVVAHAANVPRARLERLFEERVGSTRLRAYESLQQLSANAEEQLARGIQTAVDVDERVLSLTLVAASLGLAVAAVLAWVLLRRLRPLREEADDSARRFQLLVEGVRDYALLLLDARGRVASWNPGATRITGYEAAEVVGEPVDLFYPPDAAALGVPEKDLARARRDGRLRTEGWRVRKDGSSFFAEALINVLRDENGALRGYAEVTRDITERRRAERTQGLFAEAGRVFQQYPEPDLMVAELSRMMVPEVADGCVLYVLTPSGQLRPRVVKHADEQKEPILWEAVRRHQPSPDTPRGLWQVMRTGRSHWVADVTPEMLAKNAEDAEHLRMMEKVGVRSYLAVPLRSGEKTQGVLVLLTSSPERRLTQGDQVFMEELAGRAALALDNARLLRESREAVELIGIAAHDLGNPLNTLQLLLRKLQRQGSGMAPEKLRDGLAAALKQTQRLGQLLLNLLDLSRLSAGRLVLDVSTVDLADLAHEVVERFAAYASEQGSKLVFDAELGLVGVWDRLRLDRVVTNLLSNALKFGAGQPVEVRVERAGLSRARLVVKDHGVGIPPEAQRRIFDRFEQVPSEGRHAGFGLGLYIVRQLVDAHGGSVHVESSPGEGSTFTVELPLLQQGSERELPSTEPPVSP, from the coding sequence GTGGGGCGGCAGTGGACGTTCTCACAGCGCGTCGGCGCGGGTTTCATCGCTTCCCTGCTCGTGGCGCTGGCGCTGGCGGTGACGTCCGCGGTGGCGCTCCTGTCCGTGCGCACCCACCAGAAGGCCAGCCTCCTGGAGCGCTCCATGGACCTGCTGGAGGTGGAGCGCCTGCGCCGCGCCTTCAGCGACAAGGTGTCCAGCGAGCGAGGCTATGCGCTGTCGGGTGACACGCTCTTCGCCGAGGAGATGGTGGCCTCGCGCGAGCGCTTCATCTCCATCGCCGGGAGGCTGAAGGCGCGCCTCGTCACGGAGCCCGCGTCGTCGCTCCTGGATGCGGCCATGCGCGCGGAGCAGGAGCATGAGCAGGCCGTGCGGGAGCTCGTCGTGGCGCACGCGGCCAACGTGCCTCGCGCCAGGCTGGAGCGCCTCTTCGAGGAGCGCGTGGGCTCCACGCGGCTGCGCGCCTATGAGTCCTTGCAGCAGCTCTCCGCCAACGCGGAGGAGCAGCTCGCGCGGGGCATCCAGACGGCGGTGGACGTGGATGAGCGGGTGCTCAGCCTCACCCTCGTCGCGGCGAGCCTGGGCCTCGCGGTCGCGGCGGTGCTGGCGTGGGTGTTGTTGCGGCGGCTGCGCCCCTTGCGCGAGGAGGCGGATGACAGCGCCCGGCGCTTCCAGCTCCTCGTCGAGGGCGTGCGGGATTACGCGCTCCTGCTCCTGGACGCGCGCGGAAGGGTGGCGAGCTGGAACCCAGGGGCCACGCGAATCACGGGCTACGAGGCCGCGGAGGTGGTGGGCGAGCCGGTGGACCTCTTCTATCCACCCGACGCGGCGGCGCTGGGTGTCCCGGAGAAGGACCTGGCGCGAGCGCGGAGGGACGGGCGGCTGCGCACGGAAGGGTGGCGGGTGCGCAAGGACGGCTCGAGCTTCTTCGCGGAGGCGCTCATCAACGTGCTGCGCGACGAGAACGGCGCGCTGCGGGGCTACGCCGAGGTGACCCGCGACATCACCGAGCGCCGTCGCGCCGAGCGCACGCAGGGCTTGTTCGCGGAGGCCGGCCGGGTGTTCCAGCAGTACCCGGAGCCGGACCTGATGGTGGCGGAGCTGTCGCGGATGATGGTGCCCGAGGTGGCGGATGGGTGTGTCCTCTACGTGTTGACGCCGTCCGGCCAGTTGCGGCCCCGGGTGGTGAAGCACGCGGATGAGCAGAAGGAGCCCATCCTGTGGGAGGCGGTGCGGCGTCACCAGCCGTCGCCGGACACGCCTCGGGGGCTGTGGCAGGTGATGCGCACCGGACGCTCGCACTGGGTCGCGGACGTGACACCGGAGATGCTGGCGAAGAACGCGGAGGACGCCGAACACTTGAGGATGATGGAGAAGGTGGGCGTCCGCTCGTACCTGGCGGTGCCGCTGCGCTCGGGGGAGAAGACGCAGGGCGTGCTGGTGTTGCTCACGTCCTCGCCGGAGCGGAGGCTGACGCAAGGGGACCAGGTCTTCATGGAGGAGCTGGCCGGACGCGCGGCGCTGGCGCTGGACAACGCCCGGCTGCTGCGTGAGTCGCGCGAGGCGGTGGAGCTCATCGGCATCGCGGCGCATGACCTGGGCAATCCCCTCAACACCCTCCAGTTGCTCTTGCGCAAGCTCCAGCGGCAGGGCTCGGGGATGGCGCCGGAGAAGCTGCGCGATGGCCTGGCCGCGGCGCTGAAGCAGACGCAGCGCCTGGGACAACTGCTGCTCAACCTGCTGGACTTGTCTCGCTTGTCCGCGGGGCGTCTGGTGTTGGACGTGTCGACGGTGGACCTGGCGGACCTGGCGCACGAGGTGGTGGAGCGCTTCGCGGCGTATGCCTCCGAGCAGGGCAGCAAGCTGGTCTTCGACGCGGAGCTGGGGCTGGTGGGCGTCTGGGACCGGCTGCGCCTGGACCGGGTGGTGACGAACCTGTTGTCCAACGCGCTGAAGTTCGGCGCGGGGCAGCCGGTGGAGGTGCGGGTGGAGCGCGCCGGGCTGTCACGGGCGCGGCTGGTGGTGAAGGACCATGGCGTGGGCATTCCCCCGGAGGCGCAGCGGCGCATCTTCGACCGCTTCGAGCAGGTGCCTTCGGAGGGACGCCATGCGGGCTTCGGGCTGGGGCTCTACATCGTCCGGCAGCTCGTGGATGCCCACGGGGGCTCGGTCCATGTGGAGAGCTCTCCGGGCGAGGGCTCCACCTTCACCGTGGAGCTGCCCTTGTTGCAGCAAGGCTCGGAGCGGGAGCTCCCCAGCACCGAGCCGCCTGTCTCACCTTGA